From a single Chitinophaga sp. Cy-1792 genomic region:
- a CDS encoding NAD(P)H-dependent oxidoreductase translates to MARVLINFAHPALEKSRMHKQLVPMLKTVPGITFNDLYERYPDMDVDVTREQRLLEQHDIIILQHPVYWYNAPAIIRQWQDLVLEHGWAYGHTGKALQGKYMTNAVSAGSRQDHYQAGGIHGFPLEQFFLPFSQTAVLCNMKYVSPYIIYGVHRMDTSAIQEEVKRYRQLLEVLKSPDFDLTTLTKISHLNELVKAPIQTT, encoded by the coding sequence ATGGCCCGTGTACTTATAAATTTTGCGCATCCGGCACTTGAAAAATCGAGGATGCATAAGCAACTCGTTCCTATGTTAAAAACGGTACCGGGGATTACATTCAATGATCTTTACGAGCGGTACCCCGATATGGATGTAGATGTTACCAGGGAACAACGTTTGCTGGAGCAACACGATATCATCATCCTGCAACACCCTGTATACTGGTATAATGCACCTGCTATTATCCGGCAGTGGCAGGACCTGGTGCTGGAACATGGTTGGGCTTATGGCCATACCGGGAAGGCTTTACAGGGGAAATACATGACCAATGCCGTATCTGCCGGCAGCCGGCAGGACCATTACCAGGCAGGTGGTATTCATGGTTTCCCGTTGGAGCAGTTCTTTCTGCCTTTTTCACAGACAGCTGTGCTTTGTAATATGAAGTACGTGTCGCCCTACATTATCTACGGCGTACACCGGATGGATACGTCTGCTATTCAGGAAGAAGTGAAACGTTATAGACAATTGCTGGAGGTATTGAAGTCGCCCGATTTTGATCTGACCACCTTAACTAAGATCAGCCATTTGAATGAGCTGGTCAAAGCACCTATTCAAACCACCTAA
- a CDS encoding monovalent cation:proton antiporter-2 (CPA2) family protein produces the protein MDQHTLLFQSMVYLAAAILFVPLAKKMGLGAVLGYLLAGVIIGPSVSGFIGKEGEDIMHFAEFGVVMMLFLIGMELEPALLWRLRSAILGLGGLQVIGTSVVLAAASWWLGLSWNAALALGMILSLSSTAIVLQTLNEKGWMPTAAGQSSFAVLLFQDIAVIPMLAIFPLLAGNHAAAESAEGASIRDNLPAWGQTLVVLGAIITIVIGGRYLVQPIMRVIARTRVRELFTATALLMVVAIAVLMNLVGLSSALGAFLGGVVLANSEYRHELESDIEPFKGLLLGLFFIAVGASIDFKLIMQQPWIILGLVFGIMAIKGLVLFGLGKLFKLSLDQNLLFSFALCDIGEFAFVLLSLTSQSNILDKHTTGMMTAVVAISMAMTPLLMLLYEKLVQPHFTISAKTERDPDEIDEHNQVIIAGFGRFGSMTGRFLRANGIKATILDMDSDRVDALHRLGIKVYYGDASRYDMLAAAGAAKAKILIIAMDDAEKTAAVVKIVKRYFPHLQLLVRSMDIEDTFDLMDLGVLHIYRETVDTSLRLGVDALELLGIRAYHSHRAARTFLKQDERSLKSLSAAREDKKEFVSAMKERIDEMEKLITSDKIKTWLDEGEGWDSTSIRDEAKGEPDATATK, from the coding sequence ATGGATCAACATACGTTGTTATTTCAGTCGATGGTATACCTGGCTGCTGCCATACTTTTTGTGCCATTGGCTAAAAAGATGGGGCTGGGAGCCGTTTTAGGCTATCTGCTGGCAGGAGTTATTATTGGTCCTTCCGTTTCTGGTTTTATTGGAAAAGAGGGGGAAGACATTATGCATTTTGCGGAATTTGGCGTGGTGATGATGCTGTTTCTGATTGGGATGGAGCTGGAACCTGCGTTGTTATGGCGTTTGCGTTCGGCGATACTTGGGCTTGGTGGGTTGCAGGTGATAGGCACTTCTGTAGTGCTCGCCGCAGCATCCTGGTGGCTGGGCCTATCCTGGAACGCCGCCCTGGCATTGGGTATGATCCTTTCACTCTCCTCCACGGCCATTGTGCTACAAACGCTGAATGAGAAAGGGTGGATGCCCACTGCTGCCGGGCAAAGTTCCTTTGCCGTGCTGCTATTTCAGGACATTGCGGTTATCCCTATGCTGGCCATTTTTCCGCTGCTGGCAGGCAATCATGCTGCGGCAGAAAGTGCGGAAGGCGCTTCTATACGGGACAATCTGCCGGCATGGGGACAAACGCTCGTAGTATTAGGCGCCATCATCACGATTGTTATCGGCGGCCGGTACCTGGTGCAGCCCATCATGCGTGTGATTGCCCGTACAAGGGTGAGGGAATTGTTTACCGCCACCGCCCTGCTGATGGTAGTAGCCATTGCGGTACTGATGAACCTTGTAGGACTGAGTTCAGCGCTGGGAGCATTTCTGGGAGGTGTTGTACTTGCCAATAGTGAATACCGCCACGAGTTGGAAAGCGATATCGAGCCATTCAAAGGGCTATTGCTGGGGCTATTCTTCATTGCAGTAGGAGCTTCCATTGATTTTAAACTTATTATGCAGCAGCCCTGGATTATACTGGGACTCGTTTTTGGTATTATGGCCATCAAAGGGCTTGTATTATTTGGCTTGGGCAAGCTGTTCAAACTCAGTCTGGACCAGAATCTGCTGTTCTCTTTCGCGTTATGTGATATTGGAGAATTTGCTTTTGTTTTGTTGTCGCTTACTTCGCAGAGTAATATCCTGGACAAACATACAACAGGCATGATGACCGCTGTAGTAGCCATTTCCATGGCGATGACGCCCTTGCTGATGCTGCTGTATGAAAAATTGGTACAACCACATTTTACTATCTCCGCAAAAACAGAACGTGATCCTGATGAAATCGACGAACACAACCAGGTGATCATTGCCGGATTTGGTCGCTTTGGTAGCATGACAGGGCGTTTCCTCCGTGCAAACGGTATTAAGGCGACTATCCTCGATATGGATTCTGACAGAGTGGATGCACTGCACCGACTTGGTATTAAGGTTTATTATGGAGACGCTTCCAGGTATGATATGCTGGCAGCAGCGGGTGCCGCAAAGGCAAAGATCCTGATCATTGCCATGGATGATGCTGAAAAAACCGCGGCAGTAGTAAAAATAGTAAAGCGCTACTTCCCGCATCTGCAGCTGCTGGTGCGTTCTATGGATATCGAAGATACCTTTGATCTGATGGACCTCGGGGTATTACATATCTACAGGGAAACTGTTGACACCTCTTTGCGGCTCGGCGTAGATGCGTTGGAGTTATTAGGGATTAGAGCATATCATAGTCACCGTGCAGCGCGTACCTTTTTAAAACAGGATGAGCGCTCGCTGAAAAGTCTTTCAGCAGCACGTGAAGACAAGAAAGAGTTTGTCAGTGCGATGAAGGAAAGAATTGATGAAATGGAAAAACTGATTACGTCTGATAAGATCAAAACATGGCTTGATGAAGGGGAGGGCTGGGATAGCACCAGTATCAGAGACGAAGCGAAAGGAGAACCTGATGCAACCGCTACTAAATAA
- a CDS encoding NACHT domain-containing NTPase, translating to MIDISYDFILTLQKEVLQKFGVEVMSPGECKHLAQSILDSTRQLISETTLKRVFGFAVAQHSFSRFTLNTLAQYCDYKDWEAFQQHHYRMSNPQAISIENGTAKEAKWVELKTKAAAVSHYTMLTLQNRSGINFPFTVKRQYIINHIEKFLESNYTATALIAPSGWGKSISLVHVADHFWHNKSPKMKEDVCWFIHAHAAGSLLLKGFSLSTWLDNQLNHGNGENFREYFASEFERRGSRLILIIDGFDEIAVSAEKLRLIYSKLEDFIYTNEKFPWIKVILSVRSSTWNELFQRPNDYSSFRRYWYVGAEMDEETNINVKQFEDQEIKAILEKHDYGPDIINQFSETFLQKLRHPYYLQLFCQLNPDPKTSFIDENLSMYEIVSRFVQNKVFISSTSSFKIKIIQRMLQLIDLGRNGMYIEKLELLDQSSELFPAYKELLADNILVEENLSQEIMYHVKVRFAHPFLLEYFVAMHYLQKTNQQVNESILQEMLDYLPSSSYRVGVFKWLLRFAINHKQTDGILKMLHLPLALLEKSHLLEYLVLHYQLDGNDQMELRSIFPQGFFKKNPISNFINDEFIHFRKKRVLMALLTLADTKEDKLKIRSMLFTISLLQLDAEDCEAHLQAIKKIYNPGELDDELWVTPHEILLFIYERLKFGMVDDQIMQKIYNYKHYLSAVSKNHQATIPQEIVIRNMGYALSLLDDYEQLLQFTQQIFDAYPSLVHRKTDSFRLQLLCWQTHALARLGEMKKAQRICKHTDKVLKNYSSDYFANKYVESLQKMITADFYYKEHDLIRAMRAAENANETAQKLDFKVIALRNLNLLKKLYAQLDMSSKIAGIQSQIDNIKASTSFKHEVLNFAPRF from the coding sequence ATGATAGATATATCCTATGACTTTATTCTGACCTTACAGAAGGAAGTGTTACAAAAATTCGGGGTCGAAGTCATGTCGCCAGGAGAATGCAAGCATCTGGCCCAATCCATACTGGATTCCACCAGGCAGCTGATAAGTGAAACAACCCTCAAAAGAGTGTTCGGATTCGCCGTTGCACAACACAGCTTCTCCCGCTTCACACTGAATACACTCGCACAATATTGCGACTACAAGGACTGGGAAGCATTCCAGCAGCATCACTACCGGATGAGTAATCCGCAGGCAATATCCATTGAAAACGGCACCGCAAAAGAAGCCAAATGGGTAGAACTTAAAACCAAAGCTGCTGCTGTATCCCACTACACCATGCTCACCCTCCAGAACAGATCTGGCATCAATTTCCCATTCACGGTTAAGCGTCAATATATTATTAACCACATTGAGAAATTCCTGGAAAGCAATTACACTGCTACTGCATTAATTGCACCTTCAGGGTGGGGAAAATCCATTTCACTGGTGCATGTAGCAGATCATTTCTGGCATAACAAATCACCAAAAATGAAGGAAGACGTGTGCTGGTTTATCCATGCACATGCCGCCGGAAGCTTGCTGTTGAAAGGTTTCAGCCTTTCCACCTGGCTGGACAATCAACTGAACCACGGTAACGGCGAAAACTTCAGAGAATATTTCGCATCAGAATTTGAAAGAAGAGGCTCACGCCTTATATTAATAATAGACGGATTTGATGAGATAGCCGTATCAGCAGAAAAACTCCGGCTTATCTATTCCAAACTGGAAGACTTCATTTATACCAATGAGAAATTTCCATGGATAAAAGTCATACTTTCTGTCAGAAGCAGTACCTGGAATGAACTGTTTCAACGCCCCAATGACTATTCCTCCTTCCGTCGCTATTGGTACGTAGGTGCTGAAATGGACGAAGAAACGAATATCAACGTTAAACAGTTTGAAGACCAGGAAATCAAGGCCATACTGGAAAAGCACGACTACGGCCCTGACATCATCAACCAGTTTTCAGAGACGTTCCTCCAGAAACTCCGGCATCCTTATTATCTGCAGTTATTCTGCCAGCTAAACCCGGACCCGAAAACATCATTTATCGATGAAAACCTGAGCATGTACGAAATCGTATCCCGGTTTGTACAGAATAAGGTGTTCATCTCTTCTACCAGCTCTTTTAAAATAAAAATCATACAGCGAATGCTTCAGTTAATAGACCTGGGCAGAAACGGTATGTATATTGAAAAGCTGGAACTGCTGGACCAAAGCTCAGAACTATTCCCCGCATACAAGGAATTACTCGCCGATAATATCCTGGTAGAGGAAAACCTCAGCCAGGAAATTATGTACCACGTGAAGGTGCGTTTCGCACATCCGTTCCTGTTAGAATACTTCGTGGCCATGCACTACCTGCAAAAAACGAATCAGCAGGTGAATGAATCCATTTTGCAGGAAATGCTGGACTACCTGCCTTCCTCTTCCTACAGGGTGGGGGTGTTTAAATGGCTGTTACGCTTTGCCATCAACCATAAACAAACCGATGGCATCCTGAAAATGCTGCACCTGCCACTGGCATTGCTGGAAAAATCCCATCTCCTGGAATACCTGGTACTGCACTATCAGCTGGATGGCAACGACCAGATGGAATTACGTTCCATCTTCCCGCAAGGCTTCTTTAAAAAGAACCCCATCAGTAACTTTATCAATGATGAGTTTATCCATTTCAGGAAGAAAAGGGTACTGATGGCATTACTTACCCTCGCTGATACCAAAGAAGATAAACTGAAGATAAGAAGCATGCTGTTTACCATTTCTCTGCTGCAACTGGACGCAGAGGACTGTGAAGCACATCTTCAGGCAATTAAAAAAATCTATAATCCGGGAGAACTGGATGACGAACTGTGGGTAACTCCTCATGAAATCCTCCTGTTTATATACGAACGCCTCAAATTTGGTATGGTCGATGACCAGATCATGCAGAAAATCTATAATTACAAGCATTATCTGAGCGCCGTTTCTAAAAACCACCAGGCCACCATCCCGCAGGAAATCGTTATCCGTAACATGGGGTATGCCCTGTCACTGCTCGATGACTATGAACAGCTTTTGCAGTTCACACAACAGATTTTTGATGCCTACCCTTCACTGGTGCACAGAAAAACTGACTCTTTCAGACTCCAGCTGCTCTGCTGGCAGACACATGCGCTGGCCAGACTCGGAGAAATGAAGAAAGCACAACGCATCTGTAAGCATACAGATAAGGTATTGAAAAATTATTCATCCGATTATTTTGCAAATAAGTATGTAGAATCACTGCAGAAGATGATTACAGCAGATTTCTACTATAAAGAACATGACCTCATCAGAGCCATGCGTGCCGCCGAGAATGCAAATGAAACAGCCCAGAAGCTTGATTTTAAAGTGATCGCCCTCAGAAACCTGAATCTACTCAAAAAACTATACGCACAATTAGACATGTCCAGTAAAATAGCGGGCATACAATCTCAGATAGATAACATCAAAGCAAGTACCTCATTTAAACATGAAGTATTAAACTTTGCTCCCAGATTCTGA
- a CDS encoding transglutaminase domain-containing protein, whose translation MAIDEIKYSFTQRLVLNILSLLTIVAQAPYLNRFLPPIMAGGFHVDLLVSVIISLAFVFLLRWIFKPLVIPVFITICCIMLVNNFGKGYSFYNIFNDYKGMVQGNWVAKDSKQLDILSLYPHKVESYRDKTVRGIREKINYNDSTVRNFSIRHSLDYYDSYWYKYGSIVRYLSLFRYINTNFKYVLDSRRDEYFATPQETILNGLGGDCDDHSLLMTSCLQSIGARTRIVLIKGHAYPELYVGSKEDFEVMKQAIILFFPRPPIREIYYHELKGEYWINLDYSARHPGGPYLNDRVYALIEL comes from the coding sequence ATGGCTATCGACGAAATCAAATATTCATTTACACAACGACTTGTTCTAAATATACTGAGCCTGTTGACGATTGTCGCGCAAGCTCCCTACCTGAACAGATTCCTGCCACCAATTATGGCAGGCGGTTTTCATGTGGACCTACTCGTGTCAGTAATTATCTCCCTGGCCTTTGTATTCCTGCTTCGCTGGATATTTAAGCCATTGGTTATACCCGTATTTATTACCATATGCTGTATTATGCTGGTAAATAACTTCGGTAAAGGCTATTCTTTCTATAATATTTTTAATGATTATAAAGGGATGGTACAGGGAAACTGGGTAGCCAAAGACAGCAAACAGCTGGATATCCTCAGTCTTTACCCTCATAAGGTAGAAAGCTACCGGGATAAAACTGTTCGGGGTATCCGCGAAAAAATTAATTACAACGATTCTACCGTCAGGAACTTCTCTATCAGGCATTCCCTGGACTATTACGACTCCTATTGGTACAAATATGGCAGTATTGTGCGTTACCTGTCGCTGTTCCGCTATATCAACACCAACTTTAAATATGTGCTGGACTCCAGGCGCGATGAATATTTTGCTACTCCCCAGGAAACCATTCTCAACGGGCTCGGCGGCGACTGCGATGACCATTCCCTGCTGATGACCTCCTGTCTGCAATCCATCGGGGCCAGAACGCGCATTGTACTGATCAAAGGGCACGCCTACCCGGAGTTATATGTAGGCAGCAAGGAGGACTTTGAAGTGATGAAACAGGCCATCATCCTGTTTTTCCCCCGGCCACCGATCAGGGAAATCTATTACCACGAGCTGAAAGGGGAATACTGGATCAACCTCGACTACAGCGCCCGTCATCCGGGCGGTCCATACCTGAATGACAGAGTTTATGCACTCATTGAGCTCTGA
- a CDS encoding chloride channel protein: protein MSQFKYLRKYHSFFRFKREFEQYSLKKARSYEIVIHWLHSKLTRQQFLLLSGMLVGCGAGMAGVVLKMLVHYIHYVITDKVHFHTQVFFYAIFPFLGIVLTTLIVVWFFKGQSRKGIPAILHEIAQNSSLIPPVKMYSQVLQSAVTVGLGGSAGLESPIAVTGAALGSNYARTYNLGYKERTLLLAAGATAGIAAAFNAPIAGMMFAFEILLTGVVFSDFMPLIVAAVCGSLLSKIILQEEVLFHFESRSPFNYHNVPFYIVLGLLSGFYARYYVVIGQKVEHFFHGLKWSAVQKAMLGGVIVSAFCVAMPPLFGEGYTVVKSLANGHGETILQNSFFRYMPAQSQLLLIFTGVICLMKAFASSITIQSGGNGGNFAPSLFAGGFLGYFFALLCLQLGFDTAPVTNLVIVGMGGVMSGVMYAPLTAIFLIAESSSGYDLFIPLMIVATISYLISKWFSPISPEIKALAEEGKVFTRAHDKNILSLIKMEDILETEVQTISSNKYFRDLVPLIKEGDSSNIAVVNDQGIFEGLIALDTLRPIMFSPELYDTITVKKLMKAPAAVININENIDEVIKKFDAVNAWHLPVVKDKMLVGMISKSRILNHYRRLLQEYSEV, encoded by the coding sequence ATGAGCCAGTTCAAGTATCTACGGAAATATCATAGCTTTTTTAGATTTAAACGGGAATTCGAGCAGTACAGCCTCAAAAAAGCCAGGAGTTACGAAATAGTTATTCATTGGCTTCATAGCAAGCTCACCCGTCAGCAATTTTTGCTGCTATCAGGTATGCTGGTAGGCTGTGGTGCCGGGATGGCCGGTGTTGTTTTGAAAATGCTCGTGCACTACATTCACTATGTCATTACGGACAAGGTCCATTTTCATACACAGGTATTCTTTTATGCGATCTTTCCATTTCTGGGGATTGTACTCACCACGCTGATAGTAGTGTGGTTTTTCAAGGGGCAGTCCAGGAAAGGGATTCCGGCGATTTTACACGAGATAGCGCAAAACTCCAGCTTGATACCACCTGTAAAGATGTATTCCCAGGTATTGCAAAGTGCCGTTACGGTGGGCCTTGGGGGTTCTGCGGGGCTGGAGAGTCCGATTGCAGTTACCGGTGCGGCACTGGGCTCCAATTATGCACGTACCTATAACCTGGGCTATAAAGAGCGTACCCTGCTGCTTGCAGCTGGTGCCACCGCTGGTATCGCGGCCGCTTTTAATGCGCCTATTGCCGGTATGATGTTCGCCTTTGAGATATTGCTTACCGGCGTTGTATTTTCAGATTTTATGCCGCTAATTGTGGCGGCAGTCTGTGGGAGTCTGCTGTCAAAAATTATATTACAGGAAGAAGTCCTTTTTCATTTTGAGTCCAGGTCGCCATTCAATTACCATAACGTTCCCTTTTATATAGTACTCGGGCTGCTGAGTGGGTTTTATGCCCGGTATTATGTGGTCATAGGGCAGAAAGTGGAGCATTTTTTCCATGGCCTGAAGTGGAGCGCTGTACAGAAAGCCATGTTGGGCGGGGTGATCGTATCCGCTTTTTGTGTGGCTATGCCACCATTATTCGGGGAGGGATACACTGTAGTGAAGTCGCTGGCCAACGGCCATGGCGAAACCATTCTGCAGAACAGCTTTTTCCGGTATATGCCGGCACAAAGCCAGTTATTGTTGATTTTCACTGGTGTTATATGCCTGATGAAGGCTTTTGCATCTTCCATTACAATACAGAGCGGCGGTAATGGCGGTAATTTCGCGCCCTCGCTCTTTGCCGGCGGATTCCTGGGATATTTCTTTGCGTTATTGTGCCTGCAGCTGGGGTTTGACACAGCACCTGTTACCAACCTGGTAATCGTAGGCATGGGCGGAGTCATGAGCGGGGTGATGTATGCACCTCTTACCGCCATCTTCCTGATTGCCGAATCCAGCTCCGGGTATGATCTTTTCATCCCACTTATGATAGTCGCCACTATTTCTTATCTTATCAGTAAATGGTTTTCTCCTATCTCTCCCGAAATTAAAGCGCTGGCAGAAGAAGGCAAAGTATTCACCAGGGCCCATGATAAAAACATTTTATCACTGATTAAAATGGAGGATATCCTGGAAACAGAAGTGCAGACAATATCCAGCAATAAGTATTTCAGAGATCTGGTGCCGCTGATTAAGGAAGGCGACAGCAGTAATATTGCCGTAGTAAATGATCAGGGAATTTTTGAGGGCCTGATAGCCCTGGATACGTTACGGCCGATTATGTTCAGCCCGGAACTATATGACACCATTACTGTTAAGAAATTGATGAAGGCACCGGCAGCGGTTATTAATATCAATGAGAATATTGATGAGGTTATAAAAAAATTTGACGCTGTCAATGCCTGGCATTTGCCGGTAGTGAAGGATAAAATGCTGGTCGGGATGATTTCCAAATCAAGAATCCTGAACCACTACCGCAGATTGTTACAGGAATATTCAGAAGTCTGA